The Herminiimonas arsenitoxidans genome window below encodes:
- a CDS encoding DUF2242 domain-containing protein, translating into MRSSSRVLLLSGLLAVIAGCAGTKPVVYQAEKFDSTDTFTRRFPVSSEVACEAVRRTLLSQGYVISAASNNQIDGRKSFQPQSDVHVQIAFRVVCATDAADGAMASVFVNALEDRYALKKTNNSASLGVGALGSLSLPFSSSDDSLVKVASETISSEKFYTRFFQLVERYLANEDSPTSETMEMPEKSFRTQAKSTTGD; encoded by the coding sequence ATGCGATCAAGCTCACGTGTCCTGTTGCTGTCAGGACTTCTTGCTGTCATCGCCGGTTGTGCGGGGACCAAACCAGTTGTCTATCAGGCTGAAAAATTCGACTCCACCGATACGTTCACGCGTCGCTTTCCGGTGTCGTCCGAGGTGGCGTGCGAGGCAGTTCGTCGCACCTTACTCAGTCAAGGTTATGTCATCAGCGCGGCCAGCAATAATCAGATCGATGGCCGCAAGAGCTTTCAACCGCAGAGCGATGTACACGTGCAAATCGCATTTCGCGTAGTGTGTGCGACCGATGCAGCGGATGGTGCGATGGCATCGGTGTTTGTGAATGCGCTGGAAGATAGATACGCGCTGAAGAAAACCAATAACTCGGCCAGCCTCGGCGTCGGTGCACTTGGTTCGCTGTCCTTACCGTTTTCATCCAGCGACGATTCGCTGGTGAAAGTCGCCAGCGAAACGATTTCATCCGAGAAGTTTTACACGCGCTTCTTTCAATTGGTAGAACGCTATCTGGCCAATGAAGACTCACCGACATCGGAAACCATGGAGATGCCGGAGAAATCATTCCGTACTCAGGCTAAGTCGACGACAGGGGACTAG
- a CDS encoding TonB-dependent receptor, whose product MNHSLRLRTIAVAAFAIVNGLPMQAAYADDQLPEIEVTAPHEHGENYAPTDTSTALKIRAQQKDVPQTINVITSEVIRDQGARTLTDVLKNVPGIGLATGDGQRDAFVIRGFTALYDILLDGVRDDSQYFRDLYNIDRIEVLKGPAAVLYGRGSSGGLINRITKKPSFTPSAEIGVTVGSFDLRRTDFNVNRPVSDTVAIRLDGAYEDSGSYRDQGYIQNKDISPSLLWKDGAQSLLLQFDYQHQKRSIDFGVPGFNGSPLNVDPATYYGAKNAYPNDYTESEVKSTTAQYKQKISDTTSFTNTFRYFDYTLDRNHTRVISITGTAANPLLNFQRGNIARHEYGWFNQSEFTHDLTWGNTKHQLLMGLEFGEQNKYQMVNNSSTGVYTYATSLYNPVLQDLPFTVATKPQNKGTAILSTQAAYIQDLITWTPQIKALFGLRFDRFGQKYNDELAGNNLNRTDNVFSPRAGLVWQPTSTQSYYATASKSFQPSAEGGALATNNAQLAPEKTQNLEVGTKIDLFNGAASFNAAVYQLTRSDVKITDPNNTTLLIPIGEQQTKGLELSINGEVARGWQVIASYSYMDGKVTKAVGNAPTVAMVDVAASALQGKTLALTPRHTASLWTLKSIEQWIPGVQVGGGVTYRGGNYAAIDNAIKLPAFTTVDLAAYYRPAPKGMSLALNLKNIFDRRYYISANNDFGIMPGAPRSVELTARYAF is encoded by the coding sequence ATGAATCACTCATTGCGATTACGCACTATTGCGGTCGCGGCCTTTGCTATCGTCAACGGTTTACCTATGCAGGCTGCATACGCAGACGATCAATTACCGGAAATCGAAGTCACCGCGCCGCACGAACATGGCGAGAACTACGCACCGACCGATACCAGCACCGCACTCAAGATTCGTGCGCAACAAAAAGATGTGCCGCAAACCATCAATGTGATCACGTCGGAAGTCATCCGCGATCAAGGTGCACGCACATTAACCGATGTACTCAAGAACGTTCCCGGCATCGGTCTGGCGACTGGCGACGGCCAACGCGATGCTTTCGTGATTCGCGGTTTTACTGCGCTGTACGATATTTTGCTTGATGGCGTGCGCGACGATTCGCAATATTTCCGTGATCTGTACAACATCGACCGCATCGAAGTACTCAAAGGACCTGCAGCCGTATTGTACGGGCGTGGCTCATCCGGCGGTTTGATCAATCGTATTACCAAGAAACCTAGCTTCACGCCATCGGCAGAGATAGGCGTCACGGTAGGTTCTTTCGATTTGCGTCGTACCGACTTCAACGTCAATCGTCCTGTTAGCGACACCGTCGCGATTCGTCTGGATGGCGCGTATGAAGATTCGGGCAGCTATCGCGATCAGGGCTATATACAGAACAAGGATATTTCTCCGAGTCTGTTGTGGAAAGATGGCGCGCAAAGTTTGTTGCTGCAATTTGATTACCAGCATCAAAAGCGTTCTATCGATTTTGGTGTTCCAGGCTTCAATGGGTCGCCGCTTAACGTAGATCCAGCTACGTACTACGGTGCAAAGAATGCTTATCCGAACGATTACACCGAATCGGAAGTGAAATCGACGACTGCGCAATACAAACAAAAGATTTCGGATACGACTTCCTTCACCAATACCTTCCGTTACTTCGATTACACGCTGGACCGTAATCACACGCGTGTTATCAGCATCACCGGTACCGCTGCGAACCCGCTTCTGAATTTCCAACGCGGCAATATTGCGCGTCATGAATACGGCTGGTTCAATCAATCGGAGTTCACACATGATCTGACCTGGGGCAATACCAAGCATCAATTGCTGATGGGGCTGGAATTCGGTGAGCAAAACAAATACCAGATGGTGAACAATTCTAGTACTGGTGTATATACGTATGCAACGTCGCTGTATAACCCGGTATTGCAGGATTTGCCGTTTACCGTTGCAACCAAACCGCAAAACAAGGGAACTGCAATCCTGAGTACGCAAGCTGCCTACATACAGGATTTGATTACGTGGACGCCACAGATCAAGGCCTTGTTTGGTTTGCGCTTTGATCGCTTTGGTCAAAAATATAATGATGAACTTGCTGGTAACAACTTGAATCGCACCGATAACGTTTTCTCGCCACGCGCAGGTCTTGTTTGGCAGCCTACATCGACCCAAAGTTATTACGCGACGGCTTCTAAATCATTTCAACCTTCAGCTGAAGGTGGTGCTCTTGCGACTAACAACGCACAACTCGCGCCGGAAAAAACGCAGAATCTGGAAGTCGGTACCAAGATTGATTTATTCAACGGCGCAGCCAGCTTCAATGCGGCGGTGTATCAGTTGACTCGTAGTGATGTCAAAATCACTGATCCGAATAACACGACTCTGTTGATCCCGATAGGCGAGCAACAAACCAAAGGTCTGGAGCTGAGCATCAATGGCGAAGTCGCACGCGGCTGGCAAGTGATCGCAAGTTATTCGTACATGGATGGCAAGGTGACCAAGGCAGTAGGTAATGCGCCGACAGTAGCAATGGTAGACGTAGCAGCATCAGCGCTGCAAGGTAAAACACTGGCATTGACCCCACGTCATACCGCCAGTTTGTGGACCTTGAAATCTATCGAACAGTGGATACCCGGCGTGCAAGTTGGCGGCGGTGTGACCTATCGCGGCGGGAATTATGCGGCGATCGATAATGCAATTAAATTGCCGGCATTCACAACTGTTGATCTGGCCGCGTATTACCGTCCTGCGCCTAAGGGCATGAGTCTCGCGCTGAACCTGAAGAATATTTTCGATAGACGCTATTACATCTCGGCCAATAACGATTTTGGCATCATGCCTGGTGCACCGCGCAGTGTAGAGTTGACTGCGCGTTATGCGTTTTAA
- the gpmA gene encoding 2,3-diphosphoglycerate-dependent phosphoglycerate mutase — translation MRKAMGNLVIVRHGESQWNRENRFTGWADIDLTANGIEQARCAGRALAQAGFCFDLAITSMLKRTIRSQWLILDEMDAMFTPIISHWRLNERHYGALTGHSRAEMIAKFGEEQVWAWRRGFASRPPLMDVSDARAPQQEARYDDVSRELLPLGESLEDTVERVRVLWDGMIAPVLRQGKDVIISSHGNSQRALVKLLEDMPDEEVARFDVPNSVPLVYKLDKDLRVLERSSMTHIPHPAVSAIL, via the coding sequence ATGAGAAAAGCAATGGGTAATCTGGTGATTGTTCGCCATGGCGAGTCACAGTGGAACAGGGAAAACCGCTTTACCGGCTGGGCAGATATCGACCTGACAGCCAATGGCATCGAGCAGGCGCGCTGCGCTGGTCGTGCACTGGCGCAAGCCGGTTTCTGTTTCGATCTTGCGATTACCTCGATGCTGAAAAGAACCATCCGTTCGCAATGGCTGATACTGGATGAGATGGATGCGATGTTTACCCCCATCATCAGTCATTGGCGTCTAAATGAACGGCATTACGGCGCATTGACCGGTCATAGCCGTGCCGAAATGATCGCCAAATTTGGCGAAGAGCAGGTATGGGCTTGGCGTCGTGGTTTCGCCAGTCGTCCGCCTTTGATGGATGTCAGCGATGCGCGCGCACCGCAGCAGGAAGCACGTTATGACGATGTGTCGCGCGAACTGCTGCCGTTGGGTGAGTCGCTGGAAGATACGGTGGAACGCGTCCGCGTGTTGTGGGATGGCATGATTGCGCCGGTCTTGCGACAAGGCAAAGACGTGATCATTTCATCGCACGGCAATAGCCAGCGTGCTTTGGTCAAATTGCTGGAAGATATGCCGGACGAAGAAGTCGCACGTTTCGATGTGCCGAACAGTGTGCCGCTGGTGTACAAGCTCGATAAGGATTTGCGCGTGCTGGAAAGAAGTTCGATGACGCATATCCCGCATCCGGCGGTATCCGCGATACTTTAA
- a CDS encoding DUF1501 domain-containing protein, protein MQRRDFLHMITAAGLMIPVGQSAWAAVGGDNQNTNRKLLVVMLRGAVDGLNVVAPYGDADYARLRPTIALARPGQENGVLDLDGYFGLHPALAPLQTLWEEKKLAFVHASGSPDPTRSHFDAQDYMESGTPGKKSTQDGWLNRMLTVLPGNASPTRAVSIGPVMPRILSGRASATNLASGDADTKANLLDKPQVGTAFDQLYQDSARFSRTYQDAKDAHKEVMNASLENEMQMANNGAPLPNGFPKDASRLATLMRNDPKIQIAFFALGGWDTHANQGAGTGQLASRLAPLGQGLATLAQQLGPMFKDTTIIVMSEFGRTARQNGNGGTDHGHGNVMWLLGGDIAGGKVYGDWKGLSSAGLHEDRDVPVTTDFRSVLAQIAERHLYLSDRQLTQLFPSAPSMGGRINFMRT, encoded by the coding sequence ATGCAACGCAGAGATTTTTTACACATGATTACAGCCGCCGGATTGATGATCCCGGTTGGTCAATCGGCCTGGGCCGCAGTTGGTGGCGACAATCAAAACACCAATCGCAAATTGCTCGTCGTCATGCTACGCGGCGCAGTAGATGGCTTGAATGTGGTCGCGCCTTACGGTGATGCTGACTATGCACGACTGCGCCCGACTATCGCGCTGGCGCGGCCGGGACAAGAAAATGGCGTGCTCGATCTAGACGGTTACTTCGGCCTGCATCCGGCATTGGCACCGCTGCAAACGCTGTGGGAAGAAAAGAAACTGGCCTTTGTTCATGCCAGCGGTTCGCCCGATCCAACACGCTCGCACTTCGATGCGCAGGATTATATGGAGTCCGGCACACCGGGCAAAAAATCCACGCAAGACGGTTGGCTCAATCGCATGTTGACGGTCTTGCCCGGCAACGCGTCGCCCACCCGCGCCGTCAGCATCGGTCCCGTCATGCCGCGCATACTCAGCGGCCGCGCTTCTGCTACCAATCTGGCTTCCGGCGATGCCGACACCAAAGCCAATCTGCTGGATAAACCACAAGTCGGTACGGCCTTCGATCAGCTGTATCAAGACAGTGCACGATTCTCTCGCACTTATCAGGATGCAAAAGATGCGCATAAAGAAGTCATGAATGCGTCGCTGGAAAATGAAATGCAGATGGCCAACAATGGTGCACCGTTGCCGAATGGTTTCCCTAAAGATGCATCACGCCTGGCGACCTTGATGCGCAACGATCCCAAGATACAGATCGCTTTTTTCGCACTGGGTGGTTGGGACACACATGCGAATCAAGGCGCAGGTACAGGACAACTTGCCAGTCGCCTCGCACCGCTGGGACAAGGTTTGGCGACGCTGGCGCAGCAACTCGGCCCGATGTTCAAAGACACGACCATCATCGTGATGTCCGAATTCGGCCGCACCGCACGCCAAAACGGCAACGGCGGCACCGATCATGGTCACGGCAATGTGATGTGGTTGCTCGGCGGTGATATCGCCGGTGGCAAAGTGTATGGAGATTGGAAAGGTTTATCGTCGGCTGGCTTGCATGAAGACCGTGATGTGCCAGTGACAACGGACTTCCGTTCGGTATTGGCGCAGATTGCGGAACGTCATTTGTATTTGAGTGACCGACAGTTGACGCAACTGTTTCCATCTGCGCCATCGATGGGCGGCAGAATCAACTTCATGCGTACCTGA
- a CDS encoding DUF1800 domain-containing protein, giving the protein MQFHTRLAALFIVALCAFNAHAANVSQDQQVLLVLNRLGYGPKPGDIERVKQIGITRYIDQQLHPENIPLPATLVARLDALDTVNQADGILLGNFLSLRKAATAQKDEEAKQQQRAFVTRLTDQTAEARLAQAIDSPRQLQEVMVDFWFNHFNVFSGKGLDRALVGSYERDAIRPYALGSFRDLLGATAKHPAMLFYLDNWLSTSAEYQARRKNAQNSGLNENYARELMELHTLGVDGGYSQNDVTELARIFTGWTFDQRDMVMNNRTFRFDPQRHDYGDKQWLGQTIRAEGQLEGERALDILAMHPATARHLSYQLAQYFVQDQPPPALVERLSRRYLETGGNIREVLLTLFNSREFMAQAGTGSKFKTPYQFVVSAARAGQVQFTNVRPFLNALNQLGMPLYGCQTPDGYKNTESAWLNPDALTRRIAFANALASGRLPLNKINDEAQAMNPPAIQNPPPLNTDALLDTLGPGISAQTRTTIENNPANLRSAMVLGSPDFMQQ; this is encoded by the coding sequence GTGCAATTTCACACTCGCTTGGCCGCTCTGTTCATCGTTGCTCTGTGCGCTTTCAATGCGCATGCAGCGAATGTCTCGCAAGATCAGCAAGTATTGCTCGTACTAAACCGATTAGGCTACGGTCCCAAACCCGGCGATATAGAACGCGTCAAACAAATCGGGATCACGCGCTACATCGATCAGCAATTACATCCCGAAAATATTCCCTTGCCGGCAACACTGGTCGCGCGACTCGACGCGCTGGATACCGTCAATCAAGCCGACGGCATCCTCCTCGGCAATTTCTTGTCCTTGCGTAAAGCAGCAACAGCGCAAAAGGATGAGGAAGCCAAACAGCAGCAACGTGCATTTGTGACACGGCTGACGGATCAAACGGCTGAAGCGCGGTTGGCACAAGCCATTGATAGCCCACGCCAGTTGCAGGAAGTGATGGTCGATTTTTGGTTCAACCATTTCAATGTGTTTTCCGGCAAAGGTCTGGATCGTGCGCTGGTTGGTAGTTATGAGCGCGATGCGATACGCCCTTACGCGCTGGGATCATTCCGCGATCTGCTAGGTGCGACCGCCAAGCATCCGGCCATGTTGTTCTATCTGGATAACTGGTTATCTACTTCAGCCGAGTATCAGGCGCGTAGAAAGAATGCGCAGAATTCTGGCTTGAATGAAAACTACGCGCGCGAGTTGATGGAGTTGCATACGCTGGGCGTGGATGGTGGCTATAGCCAGAACGATGTCACCGAACTGGCGCGCATCTTCACCGGCTGGACTTTCGATCAGCGCGATATGGTGATGAATAACCGCACCTTCCGCTTCGACCCACAGCGTCATGACTATGGCGACAAGCAATGGCTGGGTCAAACGATACGCGCCGAAGGTCAGCTGGAAGGCGAAAGAGCGCTCGATATTCTGGCGATGCACCCTGCCACTGCGCGCCACCTGAGTTATCAACTGGCGCAATATTTTGTACAAGATCAACCGCCGCCTGCATTGGTGGAACGTCTATCGCGTCGCTATCTGGAAACCGGCGGCAATATCCGCGAAGTCTTGCTCACCTTGTTCAATAGTCGCGAGTTCATGGCGCAAGCCGGTACCGGCAGCAAGTTCAAGACGCCATATCAATTCGTCGTCTCTGCCGCCCGTGCCGGGCAAGTGCAGTTCACCAATGTGCGTCCATTCCTTAATGCATTAAATCAACTTGGCATGCCGCTCTACGGTTGCCAAACACCGGACGGTTATAAAAATACCGAGAGCGCCTGGCTGAATCCGGATGCGCTGACGCGTCGCATTGCATTTGCCAATGCGCTGGCAAGTGGTCGTCTGCCTTTGAACAAGATCAACGACGAAGCACAGGCGATGAATCCGCCCGCGATACAAAATCCACCGCCATTGAATACCGATGCCTTACTCGACACCTTAGGCCCTGGCATCTCGGCTCAGACGCGTACGACGATAGAGAACAATCCGGCTAACTTACGCAGCGCGATGGTGCTGGGCAGTCCAGATTTCATGCAGCAATAA
- a CDS encoding porin: MQLKTLSVAISAAVASLLLAGSAAAQSNVEIYGIADAGMEVINHATTGSNSNLARLSSGNLSGSRLGFRGTEDMGNGLKAVFVLESGIAYDTGAFLQGSRAFGRQAFVGLQGSWGSLLLGRQNSLMLEWMSKYNTMDNATWSSKVHDEAFSDRMDNSVKYIGKFGAVDASAYYSTGYDSTKGGEVAGHSKAGRQLGGGLQYNGGDFRAAVVYDQKNGQTAVLENNTDKHLTFGARYKFGSAEVLGGYLQRKQETVGTADVRTNMSWIGMTYQVTGALQLSGSYYKTDVKNSNKDPSSIITMVKYSLSKRTDLYLINSYAMNKNGSNLGVNGFAKDIVAGENQFGTMAGIRHTF, from the coding sequence ATGCAGTTAAAAACACTCAGCGTCGCGATCAGCGCCGCTGTCGCATCATTGTTGCTGGCCGGTAGCGCCGCAGCACAAAGCAACGTAGAAATTTACGGTATCGCCGATGCCGGTATGGAAGTCATCAACCATGCAACTACTGGCTCCAATTCGAACCTGGCACGCTTGAGCTCGGGCAATCTGTCCGGTTCGCGTCTTGGCTTCCGCGGTACGGAAGATATGGGGAATGGCTTGAAAGCAGTCTTCGTTCTGGAAAGCGGTATTGCTTACGACACCGGTGCATTCCTGCAAGGTAGTCGCGCATTCGGACGTCAAGCTTTCGTCGGCTTGCAAGGTTCGTGGGGCAGTTTGTTACTTGGCCGTCAAAACAGCTTGATGCTGGAGTGGATGAGTAAGTACAACACCATGGATAACGCAACATGGTCATCCAAAGTGCATGACGAAGCATTCTCGGATCGCATGGATAACTCCGTTAAATACATCGGTAAATTCGGCGCGGTTGATGCTTCAGCTTATTACAGCACTGGTTATGATTCCACTAAAGGTGGTGAAGTTGCTGGTCATAGCAAAGCTGGTCGTCAATTAGGTGGTGGCCTGCAATACAACGGCGGCGATTTTCGTGCAGCAGTTGTTTATGACCAAAAGAATGGCCAGACCGCAGTACTGGAAAACAATACCGACAAGCATCTGACCTTCGGTGCGCGTTACAAGTTTGGTTCAGCTGAAGTATTAGGCGGCTATCTGCAACGCAAGCAAGAAACCGTAGGTACAGCAGATGTTCGCACCAATATGTCCTGGATCGGCATGACTTATCAGGTAACGGGTGCTTTGCAACTGAGTGGTTCGTACTACAAAACCGACGTTAAAAATTCGAACAAAGATCCATCGTCCATCATCACCATGGTCAAGTATTCCTTGTCCAAGCGTACCGATCTGTATCTGATCAACTCATACGCGATGAACAAGAATGGCTCGAATCTGGGTGTTAACGGCTTCGCCAAGGATATCGTCGCCGGTGAGAATCAGTTCGGTACGATGGCTGGCATTCGCCACACATTCTGA
- a CDS encoding ABC transporter ATP-binding protein: protein MTESLVKKKAGTSITIDGLTHRFAQNPVLDRIDIHLEPGQVLALLGPSGCGKTTLLKLLAGLLPVAAGHGRILFGDKLVAGDGHFLPPEARGLGMVFQDYALWPHMSVGKNVAFALEMRGMPKKQRDPRVARALEIVGLKNHEDRNPSSLSGGQQQRVALARAIVAEPQVLLFDEPLSNLDRDLRESLCHEIGSLLREMGTTAVYVTHDQEEAFALADVVAVMQGGRIRQLATPDMLVTEPANTLIAEFLKLGTLLHAKEVPHSWHPRFAQNSAIDAQHLFIPQSALSLASDTTHAFRGEVLMQRYRNGRFITEVRTAEAPKGLVLTTDTRLSHGQIIDLTVDWQRLRWLPQAA from the coding sequence ATGACAGAGAGTCTAGTCAAAAAGAAGGCAGGCACATCGATCACCATCGATGGCCTGACTCATCGCTTTGCGCAAAACCCGGTACTTGATCGGATCGATATACATCTCGAGCCCGGCCAGGTACTGGCTTTGCTCGGCCCTTCCGGTTGCGGCAAGACGACCTTGCTGAAATTGCTGGCAGGTTTGTTGCCAGTCGCAGCCGGACACGGACGCATACTCTTTGGCGACAAACTGGTGGCCGGTGACGGTCACTTTTTGCCGCCTGAAGCGCGTGGTCTGGGCATGGTGTTTCAGGATTACGCATTGTGGCCGCACATGAGCGTCGGCAAGAATGTCGCCTTCGCTCTGGAAATGCGCGGCATGCCGAAGAAGCAGCGTGATCCGCGCGTCGCGCGTGCGCTGGAAATCGTTGGCCTGAAGAATCACGAAGATCGCAATCCATCCAGTTTGTCCGGTGGGCAGCAGCAACGTGTGGCTTTGGCGCGCGCGATTGTGGCTGAACCGCAGGTCTTGTTGTTTGACGAACCTTTGTCGAATCTGGATAGAGATTTGCGCGAAAGCTTGTGTCATGAAATTGGCAGTCTATTGCGCGAGATGGGCACGACAGCCGTCTACGTCACGCACGATCAGGAAGAAGCATTTGCTCTGGCAGATGTGGTTGCCGTGATGCAGGGCGGACGCATCCGTCAGTTAGCTACGCCGGATATGTTAGTCACTGAGCCGGCCAATACCTTGATCGCTGAATTCCTGAAGCTGGGTACCTTGCTGCATGCAAAAGAAGTTCCGCATTCCTGGCATCCACGTTTTGCACAAAATTCTGCAATTGATGCACAGCATCTCTTCATTCCGCAATCGGCATTGTCGCTGGCATCGGATACAACGCACGCATTTCGCGGTGAAGTCTTGATGCAGCGCTATCGCAATGGACGCTTCATTACCGAAGTACGCACCGCCGAGGCTCCCAAGGGTTTGGTCTTGACGACCGACACCCGTTTATCACACGGCCAAATCATAGATCTGACTGTGGATTGGCAGCGTTTGCGCTGGTTGCCACAAGCTGCCTGA
- a CDS encoding ABC transporter substrate-binding protein encodes MKKLMPLTVACLSLAAAFAAPNALALTVYSAGPGKLIETLAADFKASTGVTVDVFQADTGKVMARLQAEASNPRADVVISASWDSAQDLDKRGWLLNYQSPNAQQVPARFKQPAYVAQGLSVLSIVWNTKSGTPRPTDWADLTQAPFKDKVTMPDPSQSGASLDLLSGLQSRQSEKAWQLFSALKANGMVISGPNAQAMNPVLQGAKAAVFGAVDYVALGSQVKGESIEVIFPKSGTVVAPRPMMILKSSKAQDDARKFIDFVLSPQGQARVAEAYLIPARVDIAAKRQTLKEIKLLPDAEGDANYASRAALLHRFSTLFGRK; translated from the coding sequence ATGAAAAAATTAATGCCACTCACCGTCGCCTGTCTGTCGCTCGCAGCGGCATTCGCAGCACCTAACGCATTAGCGTTAACCGTTTATAGCGCCGGCCCCGGCAAGTTGATCGAAACGCTGGCAGCAGATTTCAAGGCAAGTACCGGCGTGACGGTTGATGTATTTCAGGCCGATACCGGCAAAGTCATGGCGCGCTTGCAGGCTGAAGCTTCCAATCCGCGTGCCGACGTCGTCATCTCAGCATCGTGGGATAGCGCGCAGGATTTGGATAAGCGCGGTTGGTTATTGAATTATCAAAGCCCGAACGCACAACAAGTGCCGGCCCGCTTCAAGCAGCCAGCGTATGTGGCGCAAGGTTTGTCGGTGTTGTCTATCGTATGGAATACCAAGAGCGGTACGCCACGCCCGACCGACTGGGCCGATTTGACGCAAGCACCGTTCAAGGACAAGGTCACCATGCCTGATCCATCGCAATCAGGCGCTTCGCTGGATTTGCTGTCCGGTTTGCAAAGTCGTCAAAGCGAAAAAGCCTGGCAATTGTTTTCTGCATTGAAGGCCAACGGCATGGTCATTTCCGGCCCGAATGCGCAGGCGATGAATCCAGTCTTGCAAGGTGCAAAGGCAGCGGTATTCGGCGCGGTTGATTATGTGGCACTGGGCAGTCAAGTCAAAGGCGAAAGCATAGAAGTGATCTTCCCGAAAAGCGGCACCGTCGTCGCACCGCGTCCCATGATGATTTTGAAATCGTCGAAGGCACAGGATGATGCACGCAAGTTCATTGATTTCGTCTTGTCGCCGCAAGGTCAGGCGCGGGTGGCCGAGGCTTACCTGATCCCGGCGCGTGTAGACATCGCAGCCAAACGCCAGACTTTGAAAGAGATCAAGTTGTTGCCGGATGCAGAAGGCGATGCCAACTACGCATCACGTGCTGCACTGCTGCATCGCTTCTCGACTTTGTTTGGTCGCAAGTAA